A section of the Canis lupus baileyi chromosome 5, mCanLup2.hap1, whole genome shotgun sequence genome encodes:
- the UCN3 gene encoding urocortin-3, whose amino-acid sequence MLMPAYLLLLLLLLPGIPQPGVSQKFHPGKSFFSCINTALWEARQSPLEDAPLLSKRSFPYLPSQDPSSGEDEEKEEEEEDKKKRTFPGFGGGNGAVSARYKYLSPAQLKGRLHQDKAKSDRRTKFTLSLDVPTNIMNILFNIAKAKNLQAKAAANAHLMAQIGRKK is encoded by the coding sequence ATGCTGATGCCAGCCtacctcctgctgctgctgctgctgctcccaggAATCCCGCAGCCGGGCGTCTCCCAGAAGTTCCACCCAGGAAAGTCCTTCTTCAGCTGCATCAACACAGCCTTGTGGGAGGCCCGGCAGAGCCCGCTGGAGGATGCACCGCTGCTGAGCAAGAGAAGCTTCCCCTACCTGCCCAGCCAAGACCCATCCTCAGGGGAGGacgaggagaaggaggaggaggaagaggacaagAAGAAGAGGACCTTCCCAGGCTTCGGGGGTGGCAACGGAGCCGTAAGCGCCCGGTACAAATACCTGTCCCCAGCTCAGCTCAAGGGGAGGCTGCACCAGGACAAGGCCAAGAGTGATCGGCGCACCAAGTTCACTCTGTCCCTCGATGTCCCCACTAACATCATGAACATCCTCTTCAACATCGCCAAAGCCAAGAATTTGCAGGCCAAGGCAGCTGCCAACGCGCACCTGATGGCACAGATTGGGCGTAAGAAGTAG